The Candidatus Neomarinimicrobiota bacterium DNA segment CAGGTTCTGTTAAGCAGATTTCCGGGTATGCTGATGCGATTTTATTTATTTCTCTTATTAGTGGGAGAAATCCCTACTATCTTTTTGGTGAGCATGTGATTGCAGCACCGGTAATTAAACGATTGGGTATTGAGGCAATTTCGACAGGTTATATGCTTATAGAATCAGGTAGAATGACAACTGCAGAATATATGAGTAATACAAAACCATTGCCATCTGACAAACCAGAAATTGCGGCGGCTCATGCCCTAGCTGCCCAGTATATGGGGATGAAAATGATTTATCTTGAAGCTGGAAGTGGTGCTGAAAATTCAGTACCTAACGAGATGGTCGAGATTGTTAGCCGGTATGTGGAAATTCCTGTAATTGTAGGGGGTGGAATAAGAGATCCTGAGACTGCAAAGGAGAAGGTTGAGTCCGGAGCAAGTTTCGTAGTTACTGGCAATGTGCTTAATGATAATTCTAATCTAAGTTTGATAAAAGAATTTGCTGATGCGATTCATGTAAAAGGAAATAAATAATGATTGATAATATGAGAAATGAAATAAAATCACAATTGCTGGATAGCGCTAAAGTGAAAAAAC contains these protein-coding regions:
- a CDS encoding geranylgeranylglyceryl/heptaprenylglyceryl phosphate synthase — its product is MDVYNYLLKVKERKGAGYLILVDPDTRKDSDLEKFVKLINESDVDAVLVGGSLLFDSDFQECARIVKSASNIPVIIFPGSVKQISGYADAILFISLISGRNPYYLFGEHVIAAPVIKRLGIEAISTGYMLIESGRMTTAEYMSNTKPLPSDKPEIAAAHALAAQYMGMKMIYLEAGSGAENSVPNEMVEIVSRYVEIPVIVGGGIRDPETAKEKVESGASFVVTGNVLNDNSNLSLIKEFADAIHVKGNK